A genomic window from Fusarium keratoplasticum isolate Fu6.1 chromosome 15, whole genome shotgun sequence includes:
- a CDS encoding Zn(2)-C6 fungal-type domain-containing protein, with protein sequence MSDKWLRFAAHQPKRKRAEAVCFFCHSKKIKCDLQVSSAASSGTAECADLLLQGRRTQGEARCTNCEGQDQDCLLRPSRRGKTRPRVTAQNQDESEAQLDHLATIDDGQVDAPEPMVAAPGNDLSNQAMVPTPSSARASQPGIPYTAIAIEDPPGPSSYQGTQPSASPTEGGGRSHGGDVDTGFLQVYGPENQLDAEQQELLASLDMDNPSSDPRQQELQQSFSETYFEYCYPWCPVLDRDTLEADLERSPMLANALALAASHVQPPLVKHEGPVEYYQKARMIFYNDEEADMLTALKAISLFYWWAPRPPSIAHRHSSWWWTSVIIRHAQQMNIHREPTEEAAQAAGIDLGLRRRLWWTVFARERLTSLCQSKPCIICPEDMNIREPQPEDFPSDATSQKKGRIFLYWVRLCAIIGKVSKVLSQSSSAPFPADLRQELVNWVQTLPPDLQLSIGSSRTVSFDRDVHQLHLPYLTTVIIIHLQRTAPDLPQALPPAILAASCIARILRDILSRGNARFLMAITCWYCGTAFIALLQASRIKQFSQEAEEGLDILEQAVGQLQKMWASANVIRQGFERLRSLRRTMIQSGRPKPAAAHGGGLPDEFNWILLFPFVTRSTSRIADHLIADKELGTTVTALPSPENGVFHHDLLEGYQDLLEPFVDYTFDFSTLGFETS encoded by the exons ATGTCAGACAAGTGGCTCCGCTTTGCAGCTCATCAGCCGAAGCGGAAGCGTGCTGAGGCcgtctgcttcttctgccaCTCTAAGAAGATCAAGTGCGACTTGCAGGTGAGTTCAGCGGCCTCTTCTGGCACGGCCGAGTGTGCTGATTTGCTGCTTCAGGGCCGAAGGACCCAGGGTGAAGCAAGATGCACCAACTGTGAGGGTCAGGACCAGGACTGCCTTCTcaggccctcgaggagaggAAAGACGCGCCCGAGGGTGACGGCTCAGAACCAAGATGAGAGTGAGGCTCAGCTTGACCATTTGGCGACTATTG atgatggccaagttgATGCGCCGGAGCCCATGGTCGCAGCCCCTGGCAACGATCTAAGCAACCAGGCCATGGTCCCAACTCCGTCCTCTGCTAGAGCCTCCCAGCCAGGGATCCCGTACACGGCCATAGCGATTGAGGACCCCCCTGGACCAAGCTCGTACCAAGGAACCCAGCCAAGCGCGTCGCCCACTGAGGGTGGCGGGcgaagccatggtggtgatgtcgacACCGGATTTCTACAAGTCTATGGGCCCGAGAACCAGCTCGACGCGGAGCAACAAGAGCTTCTGGCCAGTCTAGACATGGACAACCCGTCATCGGACCCTCGGCAGCAAGAACTCCAACAGAGCTTTTCAGAGACCTACTTTGAGTACTGCTATCCATGGTGTCCCGTGCTCGACCGCGACACCTTGGAAGCGGATCTAGAGAGGTCACCTATGCTAGCCAATGCACTTGCACTCGCCGCAAGTCATGTTCAGCCACCTTTGGTCAAGCATGAGGGACCAGTTGAGTATTATCAGAAAGCTCGCATGATATTCTacaacgacgaggaggcagaTATGCTCACTGCactcaaggccatctcccTATTTTACTGGTGGGCTCCCCGGCCGCCCTCGATAGCACATCGTcattcttcttggtggtggaCGTCGGTCATCATCAGACACGCTCAACAGATGAACATACATCGTGAGCCTACAGAGGAGGCGGCACAGGCGGCGGGAATAGACCTGGGCCTTCGGCGGCGGCTGTGGTGGACGGTATTC GCACGAGAACGTCTCACCTCGCTCTGCCAAAGCAAGCCCTGCATCATCTGCCCAGAAGATATGAACATCAGAGAGCCACAGCCGGAAGACTTCCCGAGTGATGCTACCTCTCAAAAGAAGGGGCGCATCTTCCTTTATTGGGTTCGACTGTGTGCCATCATCGGCAAGGTCTCCAAGGTCTTGTCTCAGTCCTCCAGCGCTCCTTTCCCTGCGGACCTTAGACAAGAACTCGTCAACTGGGTGCAGACTCTACCGCCAGACCTCCAGCTCTCGATTGGCTCCAGCCGAACAGTATCCTTCGATCGAGATGTCCATCAGCTCCATCTGCCATACCTCACTACTGTTATCATCATCCACCTACAAAGGACGGCGCCAGACTTGCCCCAAGCTCTCCCACCCGCGATACTAGCCGCGTCGTGTATTGCGAGGATCCTCAGGGATATCCTATCACGTGGTAATGCCCGGTTTCTCATGGCCATCACCTGTTGGTACTGCGGCACTGCCTTCATTGCGCTGCTTCAAGCCAGTCGCATCAAGCAGTTCTCgcaagaggcagaggagggcCTAGACATCTTGGAACAAGCGGTTGGCCAGCTACAAAAGATGTGGGCTTCTGCAAATGTCATCCGGCAAGGCTTTGAACGATTACGCAGTCTGCGACGAACAATGATACAATCTGGTCGACCAAAGCCTGCGGCAGCTCACGGGGGTGGCCTGCCTGACGAATTCAACTGGATTCTGCTTTTCCCTTTTGTAACCAGGTCAACAAGCAGGATCGCTGATCACTTGATTGCTGATAAAGAGCTTGGTACTACAGTAACGGCACTTCCATCACCTGAGAATGGTGTTTTTCATCATGATCTTCTCGAAGGGTATCAGGATCTCCTGGAGCCATTTGTCGACTACACATTTGACTTTTCCACCCTGGGATTTGAGACTTCGTAA